The DNA region TGCCTGTGTGCCCGGCTGCCTGGGAGCGGGAGCACGATGAACAGGCCGTTGCGGCACATAGCCATCTTCTGCGGGCTCTTGATGCTGGCCCTGCTGGTACGCACCAACTGGCTCCAGTACGCCAGGAGCGAGGAGCTCGCCACCCACGAGCACAACCGGCGGGTCAAGATCACCCAGTTCGCGACGCCGCGCGGCGACATCATCGTGAACGGCAAGGCGATCACGGGGTCGAAGGAGGTCGAGGGGACCGACTTCAAGTACCAGCGCACGTTCAAGCAGGGCGCGATGTACGCACCCGTCACCGGCTACGCCTCCCAGGCGCAGGGCATGTCCCTCCTGGAGAAGACGTACGACAGCATCCTCAGCGGCCAGGACGAGCGCTTCGCCTTCCGGCACGCCAAGGACATCCTCACGGGTGAGGAGCGGCGCGCCGGCGATGTGATCACGACCATCGACCCCAAGGCCCAGGAGGCGGCCTACAAGGGTCTGACCGACCTCGACGCACGGGGTGCGGTCGTCGCCCTCGACCCGAAGACCGGAAAGGTCCTCGCCCTGGTGTCGACGCCCTCGTACGACCCATCGGTCTTCGCCGGCAACTCCTTCAAGGAGGGCGACAAGTTCCAGGCGCTGGTCGACGACAAGGGCAAACCGCTGGCCAACCGCCCGCTGCGCGAGACCTTCCCGCCCGGCTCCACCTTCAAGATCCTCACTGCCGCCGCGGCCCTGGAACACGGCGTCGTCACGGACGTCGACGCCCGCACCGACGCGGCGTCCCCCTACCCGCTGCCGCTGTCGAGCAGCAGGATCAGCAGTGAGGCGGGCGACGCGACCTGCAACAAGGCGTCGATGAAGACGGCCATGCAGCACTCCTGCAACAACGTCTTCCTGGACGCCGCCCTCAAGGTGGGCGACGAGGGGATGCGCGAGACGGCCGAGAAGTTCGGCTTCAACGAGGACGTCTACTCCGACGCCTTCGGCGACATGCTCGCGACGAGGAGTCTCTACCCCGAGTCGCTGGACAAGCCCGGCACCGCCCTCACCGGCATGGGCCAGGGCAGCCTCACGAGCACCCCGATGCAGATGGCGATGGTCACGGCGGCCCTCGCCAACGACGGCAAGCTGATGCAGCCGTACATCGTCGACGAGCTGCGCGGCCCGGACCTGTCCACCCTGGAGAAGAACGAGCCGCAGCTCAAGAGCCAGGCCGTCTCCGAGGAGACGGCGAAGAAGGTCCAGGAAATGATGGAGTTCACCGCCGCGGAGGGCAGCGCGAGGCGCGCGCTGATCGACGGCGTGACGGTGGGCGGCAAGACGGGTACGGCTCAGCGCGGCGACGACGTGAGCAAGGAAGTCCCGTACGGCTGGTTCGTCTCGTACGGCAAGAAGGCGGACGGCCAGTCGGTGGCGGTCGCCGTGTTCATCGACCCGACGGCGATGGACATCTCGCGGTCGGACATCTCGGGTGGTGGCCTGGGTGGCCCGATCGCGAAGAAGGTCATGGAGGCGGTGCTGGGCGAGTAGGCAGCCACCCGAGGGACGAACGGCCCCCGCCCGGACACGTGCCGGACGGGGGCCGTCCGTCATCCGAGGGGACGGTCCGGCAGCTCCGCGGGCGCCGGCGCGGCGGGCGGTACGGCGGGCGTGGGGCCGGCGGTCTCCGTGCGCCCTCCGGACAACCGCAGGGTCACGACCGTGGTGAGGCCGGCCACCAGGCCCCATGTCAGGGCGGCGGGGACGCCGTTGCCGAGGGCGCCGGACAGGTACTGCCACCCCCAGCGCATGCTCGAGTCCGCTCCGGTCACCGCTGTCTGCACCAGTTGGTTCGCCAGCAGACCGACGACCGTCGCGCAGACCGCGCCGACCGCCATGGCCGGCACGGTGGCCCGGGTGAGCAGGACGGGCAGCTGACGCAGCGCCCACCACACCACGGCGAGCAGCAGCACGTCGGCGACGCGGTACAGGAGCCAGTGGCCGAGCGCCCCGTCCGCCGGGGCCGACCAGCCGCCGAGCAGCAGCCACGTGCGCAGCAGGTCGCCCGGTTCGGTGAGCAGCCGTCCGGACAGGGAGACCCTCTGGAGGGATGCGGCAACCGACTCGTAGGACAGGACCACCGAAGACAGTGCGACCACGGCGGTACCGGCGGCGGCGGCCAGGCGGGCCGCGCGCACCGGCACGGCACCCAGGGGCAGTTCGCCCGCACCCTTGGCGGTGATCCGCGCCAGGGGGACGACGACCGCCGCTGTGACGAGCGAGGCCACGACGGTGATCTGCTGCCCGGAGGAGGCCATGCTCGCCAGCTGGGGCAGGAAGCGGTAACTGCCGCGCCCGTGCGAGGCGATCAGCCACGGCGCGGAGATCACCGACGCCAGGGCCCCGGCCACCATGCCCCAGGCCCACACCACGAGCAGGGCGGCCGGCATCCTTCTGCCCACCGGCGGCAGCCTGCGGACCAGGAGCAGCGCCCCGGGGACGAAGAAGGCGAAGACCGCGGCGAACCTGATCTGCATTCCGGTCTCGTGCAGCGACCGGTAGCGCTCGCCGCCCGGCATGTCGGCGCCGAACAGGAGGGAGTCCGAGGGATCGTACGACCAGGGGGTGAGCCAGTACTGGAGGTCGGCGACCGTCCGGCCGCCGAGCGCGTCGGTGGCGCCCTGGAGA from Streptomyces sp. B1I3 includes:
- a CDS encoding penicillin-binding protein 2, encoding MNRPLRHIAIFCGLLMLALLVRTNWLQYARSEELATHEHNRRVKITQFATPRGDIIVNGKAITGSKEVEGTDFKYQRTFKQGAMYAPVTGYASQAQGMSLLEKTYDSILSGQDERFAFRHAKDILTGEERRAGDVITTIDPKAQEAAYKGLTDLDARGAVVALDPKTGKVLALVSTPSYDPSVFAGNSFKEGDKFQALVDDKGKPLANRPLRETFPPGSTFKILTAAAALEHGVVTDVDARTDAASPYPLPLSSSRISSEAGDATCNKASMKTAMQHSCNNVFLDAALKVGDEGMRETAEKFGFNEDVYSDAFGDMLATRSLYPESLDKPGTALTGMGQGSLTSTPMQMAMVTAALANDGKLMQPYIVDELRGPDLSTLEKNEPQLKSQAVSEETAKKVQEMMEFTAAEGSARRALIDGVTVGGKTGTAQRGDDVSKEVPYGWFVSYGKKADGQSVAVAVFIDPTAMDISRSDISGGGLGGPIAKKVMEAVLGE